The genomic segment GTCTTTCTTTTTCAAGAACCGGAACGTGGTGCCGCCTCGCCCTACAGCTCTACCCCTTACACCGCCTGGCTCGGCATCAATATGCGCGTGGAGTTCGCCTGCGACCGCAAGCGCGAGGAAATACACAGCTACGGCATTTCGCTGGCAACGGGGCATTGCACCGAGCAGTTCCATGATCGGCTTCAGCGCCTCAGGCTCACGCCGCGCCTGCCCGCGAACATTCATTTGGCGAAAAACGGCCTTTCCTTTAACAAGGCGCTGTCTATTATGGAGCAGGCGCTCGAACGCAAGCTGAGAAGCTACGATTATGAATGGGCAGGCGCCGCAACCGAGCGGCTGGAAGAGGAGCTGGAACGCATCCGGCTGTATTATGAGCCGTTAATTGAGCATGCGGCTGACGATGAGCTGAAGCAAAGCGTACGCGAGCAGTACGAACAGCGCCAATCGGAAATCCGCTGGCAATATGAGCCTCGCGTGACGGCTTCCGCCATTAACTGCGGTATTTTCCACCTGGAAGGTATCGAATAGACGAAGATCAGACCCGATCCGCACCATTGTGGCAAAAAAAGAACGGGACAGGCTGCTGCATGCCTGACACATTCCAACAGCCTTCTCCCGCTCTGCCTTTTATAATGAAGCTGCGAGTTAATAATAGGCAGCATTCGCCACTTTAGCGATCTGCCTCATGAAGAAAAGGGTGAATTTATTGCTGAGCCAAATTCGGAAGCTAATGATCGGCGCATTATTATTAAGCGCTTTATTATGGACAAGCAGCCTCCAGCCCCCGCAAGCTGCCGCCATGCCAGAGCAGGAACAAGCAGGCCAATCGTCCCTCCTCGCCCATGTTCAAGCTTGGACCGAGCAGCTCGCAGTTCAGCCTGCTTTCAAAAGCTGGCAAGGGGCAACGCTCAGCATTTCCGCGCTTGGCCCTGGCACACACAGCTGGATGGCCAGCGTTATTCAGCACAAAAAAACCGTCGGCTACCTCGTTGTCCATGCAACGGAGAGCGGCGGGTTTGTTTTAGGCGAATATGGGCTTGGCGACTACCTATATAATTTAACGACGCTGCAGCAATCGCTTCAGCGGCTCGAACTCATACCTTCTGCCATTACGAGTACGCCGCTATATGTTCATCCACTGCTGTCCGTATGGAAAATTTCCGGCAAGTCCACTGCATTTACCGATGCCATGAGCGGTGAAGCGCTCCCGCTGACTGCTTCTCTCTGGAGCGCCGAGGCAAGTCAGGAGCTTAAGCTTATTCAAGTACAAACGCCCATGGCCGCCACTGCAGGCATTGCCAAAGCGGTATCCAATGCCTCATTCAGCCCTTACGAGAGGCTGCAATGGCTGACAGATGCTCCTGTAGACAAGGCTGAATCCAAAGGCTCTATAAAGCTGCTGAACATTTTGGACAAAAAGAAACACCTTACCTATACTGCGGCAAGGTTTAATGGCGACATGCTGTATGTGTGGTCGGCAACGGGCTATCACAGCTGGAATAACGGCGCTGTCTACATTGCCCTTGAAACAGATGAGCTGGGCGAAAGCCAGCGTTATGTGCCGCTCACCCTGCTTGTTGAGCTAGGCGACTTTTACCGCTGACGCTCGCTTTTTCCGCGCCACCACATCATTAGACTGACAGGTCCCCAGCCGAACCAGCGCGTCAGCCATGGCTCCCTAATCGCCTTCGCTGACGCTTTCATTTGCTTGCGTTCCCCTTTTGGTTTCTCCATATATTCCACAACCTGAACGGTCACATATTTGATTAAATCATCCCCGCTGGCCATTTGTGTCGCACTCCTTTTTGCTTAAGAATTAAGACATTCGCTTGTGCAGACAAATGCTTCTTGAGCCTGTTGCTTCCCAGAACAATTGATGATATCAGTTTGCCCTGTCATCTCCAAACATAAACATGCATGAGATATCCTCCATTGAGCCACGATATAGCTAAGACCAAAGCCTTTCAAAAGGAGGATGGCATGTGCTTGCTTGCTTTCGATGTTTGATCATTACACTGCTTTTCTGCCTTCCTGCCCACTCCGCATCAATGGCAGCAGGAGAAGATAACGCTTCAAAAGATGAAGCATCTCCCCCCTCCCAACAATCCGCCCCGCATGCTGGGCATTGGACCATGCCCTCTTCCGTCGTACTCATTGATGCAGGACATGGCGGCATAGATGGCGGGGCAACAGCTGGAGGCGTAGTGGAAAAAGACATTAACCTTGCTGTAGCCAAAAAGCTTTATTTGCTTCTTAACAGCCAAGGCATTACCGCCGTGCTGAATCGCACGGACGATTATGCGCTTAGCGACGATAATCGCTGGCATGTTAGCGGTTCCCGGCATAGGCGCGATCTGTCGCAAAGACGGCAGCTGACCGAGGAAATTCCTACGCAGCTGCTCGTCAGCCTGCACGTCAATTCGACACCCGACCGCTCGGAACGCGGACCGCTGGTGCTGCATCAGAGCAGCGGAGAAAGCGCGCTGCTTGCTTTCTGCATTCAGGATACGCTTAATCGCCAGCAGCGTACGCGCTTTCTTCCAAGGGAGGGCAAGCCGTTTTATTTACTTAGACGCGTATACCAACCAGCCGTTATTGTAGAAATGGGCTTTGTCAGCAATAGCGATGATCGAACGATGCTGACCGACCCCCGCGAGCAGCTTCATATCGCATCAGCAATCGCTTCAGGGATTCGGCAATACAAGCTGATCACCAAATGATTGCAGCACCATATCCGATAGCTTGACGAAGGAAACAGCGGCGTTCATGGCAGGTATCGACTGTCTAAGAACAGCCGCTGTTTTTTTGCCTGGAGGCCCCACATGACCGATTACGACGCAGGTAACATGCGTAGCAAGATGCTTTTGCACTTCATTCATCTGCTTGCTAATATGCTGCATCGTATACACATCATCGAGAAAAACATCGTTGGACAGCAGCGGTACGCCAACCTCCTTGGATACCTTCGGTACAACCGTCTTATAGGTCGTCCGGCTATCGAGGAAAAACAACCCGCGCTGCTTGCAAACGTCAAGCACGATACGCATAATCCGCTCATCCGCAGTCACCTTGGACCCCATATGATTATTCATGCCAATCGCATGCGGCACATTGTCAATGGCCGCATTGATCCGCTTGCGGACTTCGTCATCGCTTAGATCTGCCGTAATGGCTCCGGGACCGAGCCATTTTTTCAGACCCTTATTTGGCTCCATTGGCATATGCACAATGACATCATGCCCAAGCCGGTGCGCCTCCTCTGCATCTTTTTGCGTAGAGGGCATAAACGGCATCACTGCCGCAGTAAACTTGATCGGGAGCTTCAGCATTTCCTCCGTCCCATCCATATCATTGCCGAAATCGTCAATGACGATGGCAAGGTGCCGCTGCTCCTGTGCAGGAGACTGTGCTTCATTCGATGGTTTTTGCGGAACGGGCTGCGTCTC from the Paenibacillus sp. BIHB 4019 genome contains:
- a CDS encoding N-acetylmuramoyl-L-alanine amidase, with translation MLACFRCLIITLLFCLPAHSASMAAGEDNASKDEASPPSQQSAPHAGHWTMPSSVVLIDAGHGGIDGGATAGGVVEKDINLAVAKKLYLLLNSQGITAVLNRTDDYALSDDNRWHVSGSRHRRDLSQRRQLTEEIPTQLLVSLHVNSTPDRSERGPLVLHQSSGESALLAFCIQDTLNRQQRTRFLPREGKPFYLLRRVYQPAVIVEMGFVSNSDDRTMLTDPREQLHIASAIASGIRQYKLITK
- a CDS encoding divergent polysaccharide deacetylase family protein translates to MNVKRSYLWKKKAVKLLGLTMLVLSMSNGTGTASVVAAEQHSPALQQQQQTQQQMVLETQPVPQKPSNEAQSPAQEQRHLAIVIDDFGNDMDGTEEMLKLPIKFTAAVMPFMPSTQKDAEEAHRLGHDVIVHMPMEPNKGLKKWLGPGAITADLSDDEVRKRINAAIDNVPHAIGMNNHMGSKVTADERIMRIVLDVCKQRGLFFLDSRTTYKTVVPKVSKEVGVPLLSNDVFLDDVYTMQHISKQMNEVQKHLATHVTCVVIGHVGPPGKKTAAVLRQSIPAMNAAVSFVKLSDMVLQSFGDQLVLPNP
- a CDS encoding YqzE family protein; this encodes MASGDDLIKYVTVQVVEYMEKPKGERKQMKASAKAIREPWLTRWFGWGPVSLMMWWRGKSERQR